Proteins from a single region of Sediminitomix flava:
- the ndk gene encoding nucleoside-diphosphate kinase yields the protein MSDQKTLYGKITFTMIKPGERNQENIGPILTKITENGFRIEAMKLVKLRTKQAEVFYSHLSDKPFYNDLVKYMTSGPVLAMILEKENAVSDFRVLIGDTDPTKAKEGTIRNLYAESLQKNAIHGSDSDENAALEAGFFFSTSERYNKNGECFLKDTWVVR from the coding sequence ATGAGTGACCAAAAAACACTATACGGAAAAATCACCTTTACAATGATCAAACCTGGTGAACGAAATCAAGAAAACATAGGACCTATTCTTACTAAGATCACAGAAAATGGCTTTAGAATTGAAGCTATGAAGCTAGTTAAATTAAGAACCAAACAAGCAGAAGTTTTTTACAGCCATCTTTCCGACAAACCTTTCTACAATGATCTTGTCAAATACATGACATCTGGACCTGTACTCGCTATGATTTTAGAAAAAGAAAATGCCGTTTCAGATTTCAGAGTTCTTATTGGTGACACCGACCCTACTAAAGCTAAAGAAGGTACTATCCGTAATCTTTATGCTGAGTCTTTACAAAAAAATGCAATCCATGGGTCAGACTCTGATGAAAATGCTGCTTTAGAAGCTGGATTCTTCTTTTCTACAAGCGAACGATACAATAAAAATGGTGAGTGTTTCCTGAAAGATACATGGGTTGTTCGTTAG
- a CDS encoding formate/nitrite transporter family protein → MGYYSPKEVVEAIRKAAYGKDSFSLPKLIVLGIMGGAYVAFGGITAIMATGGIETIGLQKFMFGAVFPVGLILVILAGAELFTSSCAIMTIPVLNKEKGIKSLLKVWTVGYFANFVGALLVAYLFVYIAGVLKAPVFADSLESIAIGKTSNPFFKTFVKGIGANWLVCLAVWAAYAAKDVGGKILAMWFPIMAFVVIGFEHSIANQFLIPAAMIQGADISIGQFIFNNLIPATLGNIVGGSVFVGVAYWFIFMRDETKASEEEVELVKKELAS, encoded by the coding sequence ATGGGATACTATTCTCCAAAAGAAGTCGTAGAGGCGATTAGAAAAGCAGCTTACGGAAAAGACAGTTTTTCTTTACCAAAGCTCATTGTTTTAGGAATTATGGGGGGAGCTTATGTAGCATTCGGAGGAATCACTGCTATTATGGCTACCGGAGGAATCGAGACTATCGGATTACAAAAGTTTATGTTCGGTGCAGTCTTCCCTGTAGGTCTTATCCTAGTAATTTTAGCTGGAGCTGAGTTGTTCACTTCAAGTTGTGCTATCATGACTATTCCTGTTTTAAATAAAGAAAAAGGAATCAAGTCATTATTAAAAGTTTGGACAGTTGGCTACTTCGCAAACTTTGTAGGAGCATTATTAGTCGCCTACTTATTTGTCTACATCGCCGGAGTACTTAAAGCTCCTGTTTTTGCAGATAGCTTAGAGTCTATTGCAATTGGTAAAACGTCAAATCCTTTCTTTAAGACTTTTGTAAAAGGTATTGGCGCTAACTGGCTAGTATGTTTAGCTGTATGGGCAGCTTATGCAGCCAAAGATGTTGGAGGAAAAATCTTAGCAATGTGGTTCCCAATCATGGCTTTCGTAGTTATCGGTTTTGAACACAGTATTGCAAACCAATTTTTGATCCCTGCCGCAATGATTCAAGGGGCAGATATCTCAATCGGTCAATTCATTTTCAACAACCTTATTCCTGCAACACTAGGTAATATAGTGGGAGGTTCTGTTTTCGTAGGAGTAGCTTATTGGTTTATTTTCATGCGAGATGAAACCAAAGCCTCTGAAGAAGAAGTTGAATTAGTAAAGAAAGAATTGGCTTCCTAA
- the pflB gene encoding formate C-acetyltransferase, with protein sequence MAEVTLKPFKEGKWNTAIDVYDFVIKNVTPYTGDASFLAGPTEATKKLWDICLEGMKEERQNDGCRAIDTDTISTVTSHAPGYIDKDLEKIVGLQTDMLLKRAMKPFGGYRVVQNAVEEKGQKVNPSVTNVFNYAQDHNNAVFAAYDQEIRTYRSKGILTGLPDNYARGRVIGDYRRLALYGTDRLIEAKLADKAAIEGELDENKIRLREEVQYQINALNDIKEMAASYGVDVSRPSENAREAVQAVYLAYLAAVKEQDGAAMSLGNVSSFLDIYIQRDLEAGLISEVEGQEYIDHFVMKLRMVRHLRPGAYDEIFGGDPTWVTEAIGGTFNDGRTKVTKTSFRFLQTLYNLGPSPEPNLTVLWSQELPEGFKRFCSQVSIDTSSVQYENDDLMRPNRGSDDYGIACCVSYQQIGKRIQFFGARTNLPKALLLAVNGGKEEFSGAQILKNIPEMADEVLDYDTVFENFKVAMKDIARVYSKTMNIIHYMHDKYYYEKAQFAFLDTDPGIDMAYGAAGISIIADSLSAIKYAKVKPIRNEEGLTTDFEIEGDYPKYGNDDDRVDSIAQEVTHIFFQELTKHKTYRNAVPTMSLLTITSNVMYGKKTGATPDGRKAGEAFAPGANPMHGRDTHGAIASLNSVAKLDYNDAQDGISNTFSIVPKSLGSDKPEQIGNLVTMMDGYFGRNAQHLNVNVLNRETLMDAYNNPENYPQLTIRVSGYAVNFIRLSKAHQLEVIARTFHESM encoded by the coding sequence ATGGCTGAAGTAACTTTAAAACCTTTCAAAGAAGGGAAATGGAATACCGCAATTGATGTCTATGACTTTGTCATCAAAAACGTAACACCATACACAGGAGATGCATCTTTCCTTGCAGGACCAACTGAAGCAACTAAAAAGCTTTGGGACATCTGTCTTGAAGGAATGAAGGAAGAAAGACAAAATGATGGCTGTCGTGCTATTGATACTGATACTATTTCTACAGTAACTAGTCACGCTCCTGGTTACATTGATAAAGATCTAGAGAAAATTGTAGGTCTACAGACTGATATGCTTCTTAAGCGTGCAATGAAACCATTTGGTGGATACAGAGTGGTTCAAAACGCAGTTGAGGAGAAAGGACAAAAGGTTAATCCTTCTGTTACTAATGTTTTCAATTATGCTCAAGATCATAACAATGCTGTATTTGCAGCTTATGATCAAGAAATTAGAACTTACCGTTCAAAGGGTATCTTGACAGGTCTTCCTGATAACTACGCTCGTGGTCGTGTAATTGGTGATTACCGTCGTTTGGCTCTTTATGGTACAGATCGTTTGATTGAAGCTAAATTGGCTGATAAAGCAGCTATTGAAGGCGAATTAGACGAAAACAAAATTAGACTTAGAGAAGAGGTACAATACCAAATCAATGCTTTGAACGACATCAAAGAAATGGCTGCTAGCTATGGTGTTGATGTTTCACGTCCTTCAGAAAATGCTCGTGAAGCTGTTCAAGCTGTATATTTGGCATACCTTGCTGCTGTAAAAGAGCAAGATGGAGCTGCAATGTCTTTGGGTAACGTATCTTCTTTCCTTGATATTTATATTCAAAGAGACTTAGAAGCTGGTTTGATCTCTGAAGTTGAAGGTCAAGAGTACATTGACCACTTCGTAATGAAGCTTCGTATGGTTCGTCACCTTCGTCCTGGTGCTTACGATGAGATCTTCGGTGGAGACCCAACTTGGGTAACTGAAGCTATCGGTGGTACTTTCAACGATGGAAGAACTAAAGTTACTAAGACTTCATTCCGTTTCTTACAAACACTTTACAACTTAGGCCCTTCACCAGAACCAAACTTAACAGTTCTTTGGTCTCAAGAACTTCCTGAAGGATTCAAAAGATTCTGTTCTCAAGTATCTATTGATACTTCTTCAGTTCAATATGAGAACGATGACTTGATGCGTCCAAACAGAGGTTCTGATGATTATGGTATCGCATGTTGTGTATCTTACCAACAAATTGGTAAGCGTATCCAATTCTTTGGTGCTCGTACTAACCTTCCTAAAGCACTTCTTTTGGCTGTAAACGGAGGAAAAGAAGAATTCTCAGGAGCTCAGATTTTGAAAAATATTCCTGAGATGGCTGACGAAGTATTGGATTATGATACAGTATTCGAAAACTTCAAAGTGGCTATGAAAGATATCGCTAGAGTTTACTCTAAGACGATGAACATCATCCACTACATGCACGATAAATATTACTACGAAAAAGCTCAATTCGCATTCTTAGATACTGATCCAGGTATCGATATGGCTTATGGTGCTGCTGGTATCTCTATCATTGCCGATTCACTTTCTGCAATTAAATATGCAAAAGTAAAACCTATCCGTAACGAAGAAGGTCTTACTACTGACTTTGAAATTGAAGGTGATTACCCTAAATACGGTAATGATGATGACCGTGTGGATAGCATCGCTCAAGAAGTTACTCACATCTTCTTCCAAGAGCTTACTAAACACAAGACATATAGAAATGCAGTTCCTACAATGTCGCTTCTTACAATTACTTCTAACGTAATGTATGGTAAGAAAACTGGTGCTACTCCTGACGGACGTAAAGCTGGTGAGGCATTTGCACCGGGTGCGAACCCTATGCATGGTCGTGATACTCACGGAGCTATTGCTTCATTGAACTCTGTTGCGAAATTAGACTACAATGATGCTCAAGATGGTATTTCAAATACTTTCTCAATCGTTCCTAAATCGCTAGGTTCTGATAAGCCTGAGCAAATTGGAAACTTAGTAACTATGATGGACGGTTACTTCGGAAGAAATGCACAGCACTTGAACGTAAACGTATTGAATCGTGAAACTTTGATGGATGCTTACAATAATCCTGAGAACTATCCACAGTTGACAATCCGTGTATCTGGATATGCTGTTAACTTCATCCGTTTATCTAAAGCACACCAGTTAGAAGTTATTGCGAGAACGTTCCACGAGAGCATGTAA
- a CDS encoding RDD family protein yields the protein MKKKFDFSHYYISPKLENTHLGSFGRRSIAFLIDWSLILFAANFFEGFIFLGVIYLIYKNKWAEVGSFIKSELIKFVNRIDQRLGKRKFSTRLRRNFILYGQLYIYSIIGFTVFISLTLFAVLVYSFVTKDDQFILEFFNQEELTTPFTILHKVLSVVFSTFGALFYFTLFTWKWKGQTPGKRLLGLRVVKINGKHIKLWDSLERVSGYASSASTFFLGFLQYFWERNHMTTHDKICETIVVDSKSYDDESREFETLKQEVVVE from the coding sequence ATGAAGAAGAAATTTGACTTTTCACACTATTATATATCTCCCAAATTAGAAAATACACATCTTGGTTCTTTTGGAAGACGTTCTATAGCCTTTCTGATTGATTGGTCTTTGATTCTTTTTGCAGCTAATTTCTTTGAAGGCTTTATTTTTTTAGGTGTAATTTATTTGATTTACAAGAATAAATGGGCTGAAGTAGGAAGCTTTATAAAATCAGAGCTTATTAAATTTGTAAATAGGATCGATCAAAGATTAGGGAAAAGAAAGTTTAGTACAAGGCTACGACGAAACTTTATTTTGTATGGACAGCTTTACATTTACTCCATAATAGGATTTACTGTTTTTATATCGCTAACACTGTTTGCAGTTTTAGTCTATTCTTTTGTGACTAAAGATGATCAATTCATATTAGAATTCTTCAATCAAGAAGAGCTTACAACTCCTTTTACAATCCTTCATAAAGTCTTAAGTGTGGTATTTAGTACCTTTGGAGCTTTATTTTACTTTACTTTATTTACATGGAAATGGAAAGGTCAGACACCAGGTAAAAGGTTATTGGGATTAAGAGTAGTAAAAATAAATGGCAAGCATATTAAACTTTGGGATAGTTTAGAAAGAGTATCAGGTTATGCATCATCTGCTTCAACCTTCTTTCTGGGCTTCCTTCAGTATTTTTGGGAGCGAAATCACATGACTACTCATGATAAAATTTGTGAGACTATTGTTGTTGATTCAAAATCTTATGATGATGAATCGCGAGAGTTTGAGACATTGAAACAAGAAGTTGTTGTTGAATAA
- the rlmF gene encoding 23S rRNA (adenine(1618)-N(6))-methyltransferase RlmF, with protein sequence MKRKKNTPTAEKKELHPRSLHHHKYDFDKLSLTCTELSNFVFTNKYGNKTIDFSDQDAVKTLNKALLIHFYDISFWDIPEGYLCPPIPGRADYIHNLADVLASSYNGKIPKGRQIVGLDIGVGANCIYPIIGNKSYGWDFVGSDVNSDAILNAQHIIDNNKGLKYAIKLRKQENSTSIFQGIIKTNEVFDFTMCNPPFHTSESEALEGTRRKWSNLGKKENEKLNFGGQTQELWTEGGELQFISQMIEESSQLKTKCFWFTSLISKKENLLPLKKLLQKYEATKVVVKDMAQGQKVSRFIAWTFLDNNQQEKWAKLRWKKR encoded by the coding sequence ATGAAAAGAAAAAAGAATACACCTACCGCTGAAAAGAAAGAACTTCACCCAAGAAGTCTACATCATCACAAATATGATTTTGATAAATTAAGTCTTACTTGTACAGAGCTATCTAATTTTGTTTTTACCAATAAATATGGAAATAAAACTATTGATTTCAGTGATCAAGATGCTGTAAAAACTCTAAACAAAGCATTACTAATCCATTTCTATGATATTTCATTTTGGGATATTCCTGAAGGATATCTGTGCCCACCAATCCCTGGTAGAGCTGATTACATTCATAATTTAGCAGATGTTTTAGCATCAAGCTACAATGGAAAAATCCCTAAAGGTCGACAAATAGTTGGGTTAGATATCGGAGTTGGAGCAAATTGTATTTATCCTATTATTGGAAATAAGAGTTATGGATGGGATTTTGTAGGTAGCGATGTGAACTCTGATGCAATCCTAAATGCTCAACATATTATCGACAATAATAAAGGATTGAAATATGCAATTAAACTTCGCAAGCAAGAAAATTCTACTTCTATTTTTCAAGGAATAATAAAGACTAATGAAGTTTTTGATTTCACGATGTGCAATCCTCCTTTCCACACTTCTGAGTCTGAAGCTTTAGAAGGCACAAGGAGAAAGTGGTCTAATTTAGGCAAAAAAGAAAATGAAAAGCTAAATTTTGGTGGTCAGACCCAAGAACTTTGGACAGAAGGTGGAGAACTTCAATTTATATCTCAAATGATTGAGGAAAGCTCCCAACTAAAAACAAAATGCTTTTGGTTTACTTCACTGATCTCAAAAAAGGAGAATCTTCTTCCTCTTAAAAAGCTACTACAAAAATATGAGGCCACGAAAGTAGTTGTGAAAGATATGGCTCAAGGTCAGAAAGTTAGCCGATTTATCGCCTGGACTTTCTTAGATAATAATCAGCAAGAGAAATGGGCTAAGTTGAGATGGAAGAAAAGATAA
- a CDS encoding peptidoglycan DD-metalloendopeptidase family protein encodes MKKYFTLIGGLLAGIAFTSCEKGSGTNNQEQTEETIAIDTLAAVEEVEPNLLYDINIDSLEVHESVIKNGQSLSDILSPYQISYQTIHQIAQNSKEVFDVRKLRKGKKYTVLSEGDSVKHGKYFIYEQSPIDYVVYELTDTLGIYKKEKDVTLVESELSGEISSSLYNAMRDAGGSPMLSGMLENVFAWQVDFFHIQKGDRFKVIYDQKIVEGDTVGIGDIKAAYFKHAGEDFYAILFEHDGNQEYFDEQGKSLRKAFLKAPLKFSRISSRYNPRRFHPVLKRTKPHLGTDYAAPTGTPIYAVGDGVVTHSTYTRANGNYVKIRHNSVYTTQYLHMSKRAKGMVPGKHVKQGEVIGYVGSTGLATGPHLCYRFWKNGKQVDPLREKFPSSKPIEKELKVAYDSIKAPMIQQLDNIELEDDGTDLAM; translated from the coding sequence ATGAAAAAATATTTCACGTTAATCGGAGGGCTTTTAGCAGGAATAGCCTTCACTAGTTGCGAGAAAGGAAGTGGTACAAATAATCAAGAACAAACTGAGGAAACAATAGCAATAGATACTCTTGCTGCTGTTGAAGAAGTTGAACCCAACTTACTATATGATATAAATATTGATAGCTTAGAGGTCCATGAAAGTGTAATTAAAAATGGGCAAAGTCTATCAGATATATTATCTCCTTATCAAATTTCTTATCAGACAATTCACCAAATTGCTCAAAATTCGAAAGAAGTTTTTGATGTTCGTAAACTTAGAAAAGGAAAAAAGTATACAGTCCTTTCAGAAGGAGATAGTGTGAAACATGGTAAATATTTTATCTATGAGCAATCACCTATAGATTATGTTGTTTACGAACTTACGGATACGCTAGGTATTTATAAGAAGGAAAAAGATGTTACTCTCGTTGAAAGTGAATTGAGTGGAGAGATATCTTCTTCATTATATAATGCGATGAGAGATGCTGGAGGCTCGCCAATGCTCTCAGGTATGTTGGAAAATGTATTTGCTTGGCAAGTAGACTTCTTTCATATTCAAAAAGGTGACCGTTTTAAAGTGATTTATGATCAGAAAATTGTAGAAGGGGATACCGTTGGTATTGGAGATATCAAGGCTGCTTATTTTAAACATGCAGGAGAAGATTTTTATGCAATTTTATTTGAACATGATGGGAATCAAGAATATTTTGATGAGCAAGGAAAGAGTCTTAGAAAAGCATTTTTAAAAGCACCTCTTAAGTTTAGTAGAATTAGTTCTAGATACAACCCAAGAAGGTTTCACCCTGTTCTTAAAAGAACAAAGCCTCATTTAGGTACAGACTATGCAGCTCCAACAGGAACACCAATTTATGCTGTAGGAGATGGTGTAGTTACACACTCTACGTATACAAGGGCAAATGGTAATTATGTGAAAATTAGACATAATTCTGTTTACACAACCCAATATCTTCATATGTCAAAACGTGCAAAAGGAATGGTACCAGGGAAACATGTGAAACAAGGAGAAGTAATTGGATATGTTGGAAGTACAGGTTTGGCTACTGGTCCACATTTGTGTTATCGTTTCTGGAAAAACGGAAAACAAGTAGACCCTCTCAGAGAGAAGTTTCCATCATCAAAACCAATTGAAAAGGAGTTGAAGGTTGCTTATGATTCTATAAAAGCACCAATGATACAACAATTAGATAATATCGAGTTAGAAGATGATGGGACAGATTTAGCTATGTAG
- a CDS encoding CPBP family intramembrane glutamic endopeptidase, translated as MRDLFFSIKDYIQCNFSSRTYIPILIWIAVLVSFNYYLDFEDSYIDVLPLFSRIGAFTLFQGLAFIVPVLIISVTSDRKSFLSSREFWFKFIVAFIILGVYRGFSFRTDFCSWLDSNDCFFLYKVLRRVVKVCLVIVCILPFYYFFDREKSQGFYGISLQKKSIEPYLYMLLGMAVILFGASFIDSVSEYYPMYKRSGGHLFATRNNIAEHWVILMFEIPYGFGFIAVELFFRGFLIFSFSRLLGEHVVLPMATVYAVLHFGKPLPETLSSVLGGYILGIVALRTKNINGGIVVHAGVALMMELFAFMQIYFQ; from the coding sequence ATGAGGGATTTATTTTTTTCAATCAAAGATTATATTCAATGTAATTTTTCATCTCGAACATATATACCTATTCTAATATGGATTGCAGTATTAGTTTCTTTTAACTATTACCTTGACTTTGAAGATTCATATATTGATGTTTTGCCCCTGTTTTCAAGAATTGGTGCTTTTACATTATTTCAAGGACTTGCTTTCATAGTACCAGTTCTTATCATTTCTGTTACCTCTGACCGAAAGTCATTTCTGAGTAGTCGAGAATTTTGGTTTAAGTTTATAGTAGCCTTTATTATTCTTGGTGTTTACAGAGGTTTTTCCTTTCGTACTGACTTTTGTAGTTGGCTAGACTCTAATGATTGCTTTTTTCTATACAAGGTTTTGAGAAGAGTAGTTAAAGTATGCCTTGTTATAGTCTGTATTTTACCTTTTTATTATTTCTTTGATAGAGAAAAATCTCAAGGGTTTTATGGTATATCTTTACAGAAGAAAAGCATTGAACCTTACTTATATATGTTGCTCGGAATGGCTGTCATCTTGTTTGGTGCGTCATTTATAGATAGTGTATCAGAATATTACCCTATGTATAAAAGAAGTGGAGGACATCTTTTTGCTACTCGAAATAATATTGCGGAGCATTGGGTAATATTGATGTTTGAAATTCCTTATGGTTTTGGGTTTATAGCTGTAGAGCTTTTTTTTAGAGGGTTTCTTATCTTTTCATTTTCAAGACTGTTAGGAGAGCATGTTGTCTTGCCAATGGCTACAGTTTATGCTGTTTTACACTTTGGTAAGCCATTGCCAGAGACATTGAGTTCCGTTCTTGGTGGATATATTCTAGGAATAGTTGCATTGAGAACAAAAAATATAAACGGAGGAATTGTAGTTCATGCGGGTGTAGCCCTAATGATGGAGTTATTTGCTTTTATGCAAATCTATTTTCAATAA
- a CDS encoding HTTM domain-containing protein has protein sequence MQNYIGKVKNESSKDSIFYLVWFRIFFGICSVIELLAQMFTTDLNIYAYQGFHFNYQWFINVPLFSTYTVLVLFILGLASSIFFSAGYFYKIVSKVQFLVWLLLFQIDQSEYVNHSYLYVLISFVSCFFPANKSFSLDVYFKRVAVVTQVPKLYRNVLLFQMGIVYFYAGIAKVNLDWFQAMPLQIWLGYKSEYFMIGPIISHKAWAFVMSYVGVTFDLTITFFLLFRPTRRVAFLMCLLFHLSNVMIFGLASFPWFSICMSSLFLSLEDLKPLTKFLRISDKAEFSRVNLSFTLNSFFVFFIIIQLVLPLRPFLYNGNSMWTEEGHRFSWHMMLRSKQGYLNYKVVTYKDGKRKTIFVAPKDYLLQEQARKMKGRPEMIIGFAHYLEEFYLDYGYETVEVFANCKMSLNGHESRWLIDREVNLASEERGVQPYQWILPFDQRLEKQKDSSKPIVSN, from the coding sequence ATGCAAAATTATATTGGAAAAGTTAAAAATGAATCATCCAAAGACAGCATCTTTTATTTAGTGTGGTTTAGGATTTTTTTTGGGATTTGTTCTGTAATTGAGCTTCTCGCCCAGATGTTTACTACTGACCTTAATATATATGCATATCAAGGCTTTCATTTTAATTATCAGTGGTTTATAAATGTCCCACTTTTTAGTACTTATACCGTACTTGTACTTTTTATTTTAGGTCTAGCTTCTAGTATTTTTTTTAGTGCGGGTTATTTCTATAAAATTGTAAGTAAAGTGCAATTTTTAGTCTGGTTACTACTCTTTCAGATCGATCAATCTGAGTATGTAAATCACAGTTATTTATATGTTTTAATCTCTTTTGTAAGCTGTTTCTTTCCTGCCAATAAAAGCTTCTCCTTAGATGTTTATTTTAAAAGAGTAGCTGTCGTAACCCAAGTTCCTAAACTATATAGGAATGTATTATTATTTCAGATGGGAATTGTCTATTTCTATGCAGGTATAGCTAAAGTAAACCTAGACTGGTTTCAGGCAATGCCACTTCAAATTTGGTTAGGTTATAAGTCCGAATATTTTATGATTGGACCTATAATATCTCACAAAGCATGGGCTTTCGTGATGAGCTATGTTGGTGTTACGTTTGACCTTACGATAACTTTTTTCTTGTTATTCCGACCTACTAGAAGAGTCGCTTTTTTAATGTGCTTATTATTTCATTTAAGTAATGTAATGATTTTCGGTTTGGCTTCTTTTCCATGGTTCTCTATCTGTATGTCCTCTTTGTTTTTGAGTTTAGAAGACTTGAAGCCCCTTACTAAATTTCTTAGAATAAGTGATAAAGCTGAATTTTCAAGAGTCAATTTATCATTTACGCTCAATTCCTTTTTTGTGTTTTTTATAATAATTCAACTTGTGTTACCTTTGCGCCCATTTCTCTATAATGGAAATTCCATGTGGACTGAAGAGGGGCATAGGTTTTCATGGCATATGATGTTAAGAAGTAAGCAAGGCTATTTGAATTACAAGGTCGTTACTTATAAGGATGGTAAAAGAAAAACTATTTTTGTAGCACCTAAGGATTATTTACTTCAGGAACAAGCTAGAAAGATGAAAGGTAGACCTGAAATGATTATTGGTTTTGCTCACTATCTTGAAGAATTTTACTTGGATTATGGGTATGAAACTGTAGAAGTTTTTGCAAATTGTAAAATGAGTTTAAATGGCCATGAATCCAGATGGCTAATTGATAGAGAAGTTAATTTGGCAAGCGAAGAAAGAGGAGTTCAACCTTATCAATGGATATTGCCTTTTGATCAACGTTTAGAAAAACAGAAAGACTCTTCCAAACCGATTGTATCTAACTAA
- a CDS encoding DUF5723 family protein has product MKTINRFFLTFILCAIAGISFAQDNMLYYMGSLPQSTHLNPARRTNYGTTIVLPGSNFGFSAQSLASFNEMFTKSEITGEYAMDYEKFLNSLEDGVNPMVFNASTELLGIYTKSKNGTFNLSLSTGINSFTGFEKDMIGMLAKGLGDEDYIGRPIEIAPVIDFMHYHKLMIGGSRKINDKLNIGVNFNLLMGQAAFSMNQASLKVRQGLASENYAISTESNASAYTAGYANTVDLTEGSVSADDFIDSFMEDPVGSAFSTSNMGFTVDLGATYQFTEKLFFEASVRNLGKQITFKKDLQKYSVELNDESLAFDGIDPAELTSGGELSFIDTDDLYSFENDGETGEFTIALPTTYMAGARYELTRTTTTGAMLSGTSYRDDFFTTFAMSIDQEVGDFIGLGFNYAINKFGHQVGTAVTVGLPGIKVYLATDNALAAVKALDAKTVNLRAGVTLNFGRKLESERSKTDRKARKKSQQSLILE; this is encoded by the coding sequence ATGAAAACTATAAATAGATTTTTTCTAACGTTTATTTTGTGTGCAATTGCAGGTATTAGTTTTGCACAAGATAATATGTTGTACTACATGGGGTCACTACCTCAGTCAACGCATTTGAACCCTGCGCGAAGAACTAATTATGGTACTACAATAGTTTTACCAGGTTCTAACTTTGGTTTTTCTGCACAAAGTTTAGCCAGTTTCAATGAGATGTTCACTAAAAGTGAAATCACTGGTGAATATGCAATGGACTATGAAAAATTCCTTAATTCGTTAGAAGACGGTGTAAACCCAATGGTTTTTAACGCTTCTACTGAATTGTTAGGGATTTATACAAAATCTAAAAATGGTACTTTCAATCTAAGTCTTTCAACTGGTATCAACTCTTTTACTGGTTTTGAAAAAGACATGATTGGAATGTTAGCAAAAGGACTTGGTGACGAAGATTATATCGGAAGACCTATCGAAATTGCTCCAGTTATTGACTTCATGCATTATCACAAATTAATGATTGGTGGTTCTCGCAAAATCAATGACAAGCTTAATATTGGAGTAAATTTCAACCTTCTTATGGGACAGGCTGCATTTAGCATGAATCAGGCTTCTTTAAAAGTAAGACAAGGTTTAGCTTCAGAAAACTATGCGATCAGTACAGAATCGAATGCTTCTGCATACACTGCTGGTTATGCGAATACAGTAGATTTAACAGAAGGCTCTGTATCAGCTGATGATTTCATTGATTCATTCATGGAAGACCCTGTAGGTTCAGCATTCTCTACAAGTAATATGGGCTTCACAGTTGATCTTGGAGCTACTTATCAGTTCACTGAAAAATTATTCTTTGAAGCAAGTGTTAGAAACTTAGGAAAGCAAATTACATTCAAGAAAGATCTTCAGAAGTACTCTGTTGAGCTGAACGATGAAAGTCTTGCTTTTGATGGTATTGATCCTGCTGAGTTGACTTCAGGTGGCGAGTTAAGCTTCATTGATACTGATGATCTTTACTCTTTCGAGAATGATGGAGAAACTGGCGAATTTACAATTGCATTGCCTACTACTTACATGGCTGGGGCTAGATACGAACTAACTCGTACTACAACAACTGGAGCAATGTTATCAGGAACTTCTTATAGAGATGATTTCTTCACTACATTTGCGATGTCTATTGACCAAGAAGTAGGCGATTTCATTGGCTTAGGCTTTAATTATGCAATTAACAAATTCGGACACCAAGTTGGTACAGCTGTTACAGTAGGTTTACCAGGTATCAAAGTGTATCTAGCAACTGACAATGCTTTAGCTGCAGTCAAAGCACTTGATGCTAAAACTGTGAATTTAAGAGCAGGTGTAACTCTTAACTTCGGAAGAAAATTAGAATCTGAAAGAAGTAAAACAGATAGAAAGGCTAGAAAAAAATCTCAACAATCTTTGATTCTTGAGTAA